One stretch of Glycine soja cultivar W05 chromosome 7, ASM419377v2, whole genome shotgun sequence DNA includes these proteins:
- the LOC114420574 gene encoding uncharacterized protein LOC114420574: MWTRKHKYVHQENIVVEGNCSAMIQKILPPKHKDTRSVTFPCSIGEVTVGKTLIDLGASINLMPLSMCRRLGELEIMHTRMTLQLANRSITRPYGVIEDVLIRVKQMIFLADFVVMDLEEDHEVPIILGRPFMLTTSCVVDMGRKTLEMGFKDQKINFDLFEEDKPMSD, translated from the coding sequence atgtgGACAAGGAAGCACAAATACGTTCACCAGGAGAATATTGTTGTGGAAGGCAACTGTAGTGCTATGATACAgaagatccttccaccaaaaCACAAGGACACTAGAAGTGTGACTTTTCCTTGTTCAATAGGTGAAGTCACGGTGGGAAAGACTCTCATTGACTTGGGAGCCAGTATCAActtaatgccactctccatgtgtagaaggttgggagagttggaaatcaTGCACACCAGAATGACTTTACAACTTGCTAATCGATCCATCACAAGGCCTTATGGGGTAATTGAAGATGTTCTAATAAGAGTTAAGCAGATGATCTTTCTAGCTGACTTTGTGGTCATGGATTTGGAGGAAGACCATGAGGTTCCCATCATTTTGGGACGACCCTTTATGTTAACTACAAGCTGTGTAGTTGACATGGGTAGAAAGACATTGGAAATGGGTTTTAAAGATCAGAAGATCAATTTTGATCTATTTGAAGAAGACAAGCCTATGTCGGATTAG